A window of Drosophila subobscura isolate 14011-0131.10 chromosome E, UCBerk_Dsub_1.0, whole genome shotgun sequence contains these coding sequences:
- the LOC117891850 gene encoding anaphase-promoting complex subunit 13, producing MDSQAPIDDLLLDIVDNAWRMEVLPFDQILVPLEKLPDPEADGGDSHLTLSEQEQKWTDLALGSLAPDAALIDQLNITSI from the exons ATGGATAGCCAG GCACCGATCGATGATCTGCTGTTGGACATTGTAGACAATGCCTGGCGCATGGAAGTTCTGCCATTCGATCAGATACTAGTGCCACTCGAAAAGCTCCCCGACCCGGAGGCCGACGGTGGTGATTCACATTTAACTCTAAGCGAACAG GAACAAAAGTGGACTGATTTGGCGCTGGGCTCGCTGGCCCCCGATGCGGCACTGATCGATCAGCTTAATATTACATCCATCTAA
- the LOC117890589 gene encoding cap-specific mRNA (nucleoside-2'-O-)-methyltransferase 2, translating to MGPKLNLRSELEQLFEKKFQYQKPRGDGVWELPGEEQPLFSEYYQCEALQNLKDQLNAVKSKLNDYGVQDWSSHTNRRDPSGEVPWRLKNETKAEFVTVAWCKLFECLHRYPLVTEPVLNTLHLCEAPGAFIAALNHYLHSTYGRDEIKWRWRSTTLNPYYEGNALNEMITDDRFIFHTLDNWLFHKDLTGNLINMSNIEHMVKRCAEDFKDNGSGGVDLITADGSIDCAAQPDCQEEIVVRLFFAETICALRILKSGGKFVVKMFTLFEACSVSLLYMLNCIFEQVHIYKPATSKRGNSEVYVICLNYQKDTPGLERLLKQMQDKLAQPNDTMVMPLFAKSQIPNDFMMQHEIACRLYMKLQTDAIESSIYAYESKDRLYFRHLHHLRGLVSSMYYNRYKVQPLDDKLCIVDKEATSKALGFSVPIYGGSYTEREKLKDGDLLKQIYCLRREFNQLEKCPNGLTSYRYDVNDRQAPLALRVSRGAPVKSLQSSLFASEPVLLLRLRILDTFDLDPVWQTSPNCQLDGQTLNFLPSTEGETFHSAQRRFFVALLENLRDKRPQKIVFHKFLFLTHYAASVLLFLVETVYQETHFESNQLQTVTLSSLNRAEASVDEVLGLLKSDTEEEAAIHSLVDIKELQKNKFSNALIQHNNNVLLSCFRRMLGEESFPMPIDIPAAEQPSIVAAIKETPPIDGIAF from the exons atggGGCCGAAGCTAAACTTGAGATCGGAGTTGGAACAGTTATTTGAAAAGAAGTTCCAATACCAGAAACCTAGGGGCGATGGTGTCTGGGAGCTGCCTGGGGAGGAGCAGCCGCTGTTCAGCGAGTATTACCAATGCGAGGCGTTGCAGAATCTTAAAGACCAACTGAACGCCGTCAAGAGCAAGCTCAACGACTATGGAGTGCAGGATTGGAGTTCTCACACGAATCGCCGGGACCCGTCTGGCGAGGTGCCGTGGCGCCTGAAGAACGAAACGAAGGCGGAGTTCGTGACCGTCGCTTGGTGCAAGCTCTTTGAGTGCTTGCATCGCTATCCGCTGGTAACCGAGCCGGTGCTGAACACTCTCCATCTATGCGAGGCGCCTGGGGCCTTCATTGCGGCCCTTAATCATTACTTGCACAGCACATACGGAAGGGATGAG ATCAAATGGCGCTGGCGCTCGACCACTCTGAATCCCTACTACGAGGGCAACGCCTTGAACGAGATGATAACCGACGACCGGTTTATATTCCACACACTAGACAATTGGCTCTTCCACAAGGATCTCACGGGAAATCTCATCAATATGAGCAACATTGAGCACATGGTCAAACGCTGTGCAGAAGACTTCAAAGACAATGGCAGTGGAGGCGTCGATTTGATTACCGCCGATGGCTCCATTGACTGCGCTGCCCAGCCGGACTGCCAGGAAGAAATTGTCGTTCGGCTGTTCTTTGCCGAGACCATTTGTGCGCTGAGAATACTCAAATCGGGCGGCAAGTTCGTGGTCAAAATGTTCACACTCTTCGAGGCGTGCAGCGTGTCGCTTTTGTACATGCTAAACTGCATCTTTGAGCAGGTGCACATCTACAAGCCGGCTACATCGAAGCGCGGCAATTCGGAGGTTTATGTCATCTGCCTGAACTACCAGAAGGATACGCCGGGTCTGGAGCGTCTGCTGAAACAGATGCAAGACAAACTCGCTCAGCCAAACGACACCATGGTCATGCCTCTGTTTGCCAAATCCCAAATTCCCAACGACTTCATGATGCAGCATGAAATCGCCTGTCGGCTGTACATGAAACTTCAGACGGACGCCATAGAGAGCAGCATCTACGCCTACGAGTCCAAGGATCGTTTATATTTTCGGCACCTGCACCACCTGCGTGGCCTTGTCTCCTCCATGTACTACAATCGCTACAAGGTGCAGCCCCTGGACGATAAGCTGTGCATCGTGGACAAGGAGGCAACGAGCAAGGCGCTGGGCTTCTCAGTGCCCATTTACGGGGGCTCCTACACGGAGCGAGAGAAGCTCAAGGACGGCGATCTGCTCAAGCAGATTTATTGCCTGCGCCGCGAGTTTAATCAACTGGAGAAGTGCCCCAACGGCCTGACCAGCTACAGGTATGATGTCAACGATCGACAGGCACCCCTGGCCTTGCGTGTCTCCAGGGGAGCACCTGTCAAGAGCCTGCAGAGCAGCCTCTTTGCCTCGGAGCCTGTACTCTTGCTTCGTCTGCGCATTCTCGACACTTTTGATCTCGATCCCGTGTGGCAAACTTCCCCCAACTGCCAGCTGGATGGCCAAACACTCAACTTTCTGCCCAGCACGGAGGGAGAGACCTTCCACAGTGCTCAGCGTCGGTTCTTTGTGGCGTTGTTAGAGAATTTGCGCGATAAGCGGCCGCAGAAGATTGTCTTCCACAAGTTCTTGTTCCTCACCCACTATGCTGCTTCCGTGCTGCTGTTTCTTGTGGAAACTGTCTACCAGGAGACCCACTTCGAGAGCAACCAACTGCAAACGGTAACCTTGAGCAGCTTAAACAGAGCAGAGGCGAGCGTCGATGAGGTTCTGGGCCTGCTCAAAAGCGACACGGAAGAGGAGGCGGCCATACACAGTCTGGTGGATatcaaggagctgcagaagaACAAGTTCAGCAATGCGCTCAtccagcacaacaacaacgtgCTGCTGTCCTGCTTCCGCCGAATGCTGGGCGAGGAATCGTTTCCGATGCCCATCGACATACCAGCCGCCGAGCAGCCGTCAATCGTGGCAGCCATTAAAGAGACGCCGCCCATCGATGGCATTGCGTTTTAA
- the LOC117890590 gene encoding ubiquitin-conjugating enzyme E2 L3, giving the protein MTAPRRLRKELGDLQDNTLKSFRDIKADDENLLRWTGLIVPDNPPYNKGAFRIEINFPAEYPFKPPKINFKTRIYHPNIDEKGQVCLPIISTENWKPATRTEQVVQALIALINDPEPEHPLRAELAEEFLKDRKKFVKNAEDYTKKHSEKRPAD; this is encoded by the coding sequence ATGACTGCGCCTCGACGTCTTCGAAAAGAGCTGGGCGATTTGCAAGATAATACACTGAAATCCTTCCGCGACATCAAGGCCGACGATGAGAACCTGCTGCGCTGGACAGGGCTCATTGTGCCAGACAATCCGCCGTACAACAAGGGTGCCTTCCGCATCGAGATCAACTTTCCGGCCGAGTACCCGTTCAAGCCGCCAAAGATCAACTTCAAGACTCGCATCTATCATCCCAATATCGATGAGAAGGGTCAGGTGTGCCTGCCAATCATCAGCACCGAGAACTGGAAGCCGGCCACGCGCACCGAGCAGGTCGTCCAGGCTCTGATAGCCCTCATCAACGACCCAGAGCCCGAGCATCCGCTGCGCGCCGAGCTGGCCGAGGAGTTCCTGAAGGACAGAAAGAAGTTCGTGAAGAATGCCGAGGACTACACCAAGAAGCACAGCGAAAAGCGTCCGGCGGATTAG
- the LOC117890976 gene encoding LOW QUALITY PROTEIN: ribosome biogenesis protein BOP1 homolog (The sequence of the model RefSeq protein was modified relative to this genomic sequence to represent the inferred CDS: deleted 2 bases in 1 codon) — protein MAKKLTIKRKVKEPEPKKEVSDSPESSDNEEEEDLLQAVKDPGEDSTDDEGIDQEYQTDSSEDLEFESDGEGNFLGRKGAEGSSADDDDESAEEEDDDEDESDADAEKSGKSKDEETATTSKSSKKSQEKPTSSKNGGASVVPARDPSKVEYADSDTSDEEDIRNTVGNIPMHWYDEYKHIGYDWDAKKIIKPPKGDQIDDFLRKIEDPNFWRTVKDPLTGQEVFLTDADIALIKRINLGRIPNEEHDEYAPWIEWFTSEVEKMPIKNVPDHKRSFLPSGSEKKTVSRMVHALKMGWMKTTEELEREKQEKRGPKFYMLWETDTSREQMRRIHDPVSAPKRDLPGHAESYNPPPEYLFDAKEAKEWHKLKDEPHKRKLHFMPQKFKSLREVPAYSRYLRERFLRCLDLYLCPRAKRVKLNIDAEYLIPKLPSPRDLQPFPTVESLVYRGHTDLVRSVSVEPKGEYLVSGSDDKTVKIWEIATGRCIRTIETEDVVRCVAWCPNAKLSIIAVATGSRLLLVNPKVGDKLLVKKTDDLLAEAPVLDVIESERIKTAVQWTTAEPADQEKGVRVVITHFKPIRQVTWHGRGDYLATVMPEGANRSALIHQLSKRRSQIPFSKSKGLIQCVLFHPVKPCFFVATQHNIRIYDLVKQELIKKLLTNSKWISGMSIHPKGDNLLVSTYDKKMLWFDLDLSTKPYQTMRLHRNAVRSVAFHLRYPLFASGSDDQAVIVSHGMVYNDLLQNPLIVPLKKLQTHEKREEFGVLDVNWHPVQPWVFSTGADCTIRLYT, from the exons ATGGCTAAAAAACTGACAATAAAGCGAAAAGTaaaagagccagagcca aaaaaggaAGTGTCTGACAGTCCTGAATCTTCCGAcaatgaggaggaggag GATCTGTTGCAAGCTGTGAAGGATCCAGGTGAGGACTCCACCGACGATGAGGGCATAGACCAGGAGTACCAGACAGACAGTAGCGAGGATCTCGAATTCGAAAGCGATGGAGAAGGCAACTTTCTGGGCAGAAAAGGTGCCGAAGGCAGTTCAgcagacgatgacgacgagAGCGCAGAAGAGGAAGATGACGATGAAGATGAAagcgatgctgatgctgagaaGTCTGGCAAAAGCAAGGACGAAGAGACTGCCACAACGTCCAAGTCCAGCAAGAAATCCCAAGAGaagcccaccagcagcaagaaTGGTGGCGCATCAGTGGTTCCCGCACGGGATCCCTCAAAGGTGGAATACGCCGACTCGGACACCTCCGACGAGGAGGACATCCGCAACACTGTTGGCAACATTCCCATGCACTGGTACGACGAATACAAGCACATTGGCTATGACTGGGATGCCAAGAAGATTATTAAGCCGCCAAAGGGAGATCAAATTGACGACTTCCTGCGCAAGATCGAGGACCCGAACTTCTGGCGCACTGTCAAGGATCCGCTGACCGGTCAGGAGGTATTCCTTACAGATGCTGACATTGCGCTCATCAAGCGCATTAACTTGGGTCGCATACCCAACGAAGAGCACGACGAGTACGCGCCCTGGATCGAATGGTTCACCTCGGAGGTGGAGAAGATGCCCATCAAGAACGTGCCCGACCACAAGCGCTCCTTCCTGCCTTCCGGATCTGAGAAGAAGACCGTCTCGCGCATGGTGCACGCCCTGAAGATGGGCTGGATGAAGACCACCGAAGAGTtggagagggagaagcaggagaagcgcGGCCCCAAGTTCTACATGCTGTGGGAGACGGACACCAGTCGGGAACAGATGCGACGCATCCACGACCCCGTGTCAGCGCCCAAGCGCGATCTGCCTGGCCACGCTGAGTCCTACAACCCGCCGCCCGAGTACCTGTTCGACGCGAAGGAGGCCAAGGAGTGGCACAAGCTAAAGGACGAGCCGCACAAGCGAAAGCTGCACTTTATGCCACAGAAATTCAAGTCGCTGCGTGAGGTGCCCGCCTACTCGCGCTACCTCCGCGAACGCTTCCTGCGCTGCCTTGATCTGTACTTGTGTCCGCGTGCCAAGCGCGTCAAGCTGAACATCGATGCAGAGTACCTCATCCCCAAGTTGCCTTCACCGCGCGACCTGCAGCCATTCCCAACCGTCGAGAGCTTGGTCTATCGCGGCCACACAGACCTTGTGCGGTCCGTCAGTGTGGAACCAAAGGGCGAATATCTCGTTTCCGGCTCCGACGACAAGACAGTCAAGA TTTGGGAAATTGCCACGGGTCGTTGCATCCGCACCATCGAGACCGAGGACGTGGTGCGCTGTGTGGCCTGGTGTCCGAATGCCAAGCTCTCCATCATTGCGGTGGCCACCGGCAGCCGTTTGCTGCTGGTCAACCCGAAGGTGGGTGACAAGCTGCTCGTAAAGAAGACAGACGACCTGCTGGCCGAGGCCCCAGTTCTGGACGTCATCGAGAGCGAGCGCATCAAGACGGCAGTGCAGTGGACCACAGCGGAGCCCGCGGATCAGGAGAAGGGCGTCAGAGTGGTCATCACCCACTTCAAGCCCATTCGGCAGGTGACATGGCATGGACGAGGCGACTACCTGGCCACGGTGATGCCCGAGGGCGCCAATCGCTCGGCCCTGATACACCAGCTCTCCAAGCGACGCTCTCAGATACCCTTCTCGAAGAGCAAGGGCTTGATCCAGTGCGTGCTCTTCCATCCGGTGAAGCCGTGCTTCTTTGTGGCG ACCCAGCACAATATACGCATCTACGACCTGGTCAAGCAGGAGCTGATCAAGAAGCTGCTGACCAACTCCAAGTGGATTTCGGGCATGTCCATCCACCCGAAGGGCGACAATTTGCTCGTCTCCACATACGACAAGAAGATGTTGTGGTTCGATCTGGATCTGTCCACCAAGCCCTACCAGACCATGCGCCTCCATCGCAATGCTGTGCGTAGTGTTGCCTTCCATCTGCGGTATCCGCTCTTTGCCTCTGGCAGCGACGACCAAGCGGTCATTGTCTCCCACGGAATGGTCTACAA TGATCTGCTGCAGAATCCTCTAATTGTACCGCTGAAGAAGCTGCAGACACACGAGAAACGCGAGGAGTTCGGTGTACTGGACGTCAACTGGCATCCCGTCCAGCCCTGGGTCTTCTCCACAGGTGCCGACTGCACTATCCGCCTGTACACATAG